The following proteins are encoded in a genomic region of Melopsittacus undulatus isolate bMelUnd1 chromosome 8, bMelUnd1.mat.Z, whole genome shotgun sequence:
- the CTLA4 gene encoding cytotoxic T-lymphocyte protein 4, giving the protein MLSILVTVGFLCTATAIVQEMEVTQPAMVLANRQGVANLVCKYKHIGNANEIRVTLLKQTGDQFTEICASTYTLEFKIFSVEAVIQCHVSPSRNNVTLTLTGLQANDTGLYICKMERMYPPPYLMNKGNGTHLYVIDPEPCPDTAIYIWVLGATVSGLLLYSIIISAILVGKVIKRRRCLTTGVYVKMPSEKLEKKVIPFHITVN; this is encoded by the exons ATGCTCTCGATATTGGTCACCGTGGGCTTTCTCTGCACAGCCACTGCCATTGTCCAAG AAATGGAAGTGACTCAGCCAGCAATGGTGCTGGCCAACAGGCAAGGAGTTGCCAACTTGGTGTGTAAATACAAGCATATTGGGAATGCAAACGAAATTCGAGTGACTCTGCTTAAACAGACAGGTGACCAGTTCACTGAAATTTGTGCTTCAACCTACACATTGGAGTTTAAAATCTTCAGTGTGGAAGCGGTCATTCAGTGCCATGTTAGCCCTAGCCGAAACAATGTGACCCTCACCCTCACTGGCCTGCAAGCTAATGATACTGGTCTTTACATCTGCAAGATGGAGAGGATGTACCCTCCGCCCTATTTGATGAACAAGGGAAATGGAACGCATCTCTATGTCATTG ATCCAGAACCTTGTCCAGACACAGCCATATATATATGGGTATTAGGAGCGACTGTCTCAGGACTTCTTCTTTACAGTATCATCATTTCAGCCATTCTTGTGGGCAAAGTG ATAAAGAGAAGACGATGTCTCACTACTGGGGTCTATGTGAAAATGCCTTCTGAAAAGCTAGAGAAAAAAGTGATTCCATTCCACATCACTGTTAactga
- the ICOS gene encoding inducible T-cell costimulator has product MKFVALTFCVLCFQFEALYGSDSCSSRPCKNIDQPHVSDSQMMVEFENGNFKFIFPNPQNVSEFSMTLFKGHEKKEICALHLSEGNVIPKSNVTYCQTTHSKSSTTFILKNLERKHMDMYTYCLEKFLPPPYIDCRLKETYLYIQDKEACISVGLTPWIITGLIMFAMISCVCCVIACYLWNKNQQCESKSHEYNSEYMPMAAVNAAKKPRI; this is encoded by the exons ATGAAGTTCGTTGCTCTAACTTTCTGTGTCCTCTGCTTTCAGTTTGAAGCCCTGTATG gaTCAGATAGCTGCTCATCAAGACCATGCAAAAATATAG ATCAGCCTCATGTCTCTGACTCTCAAATGATGGTGGAATTTGAAAATGGAAACTTCAAGTTCATATTCCCCAACCCCCAAAATGTGAGTGAGTTCAGCATGACTCTCTTCAAAGGGCATGAAAAGAAGGAGATCTGTGCACTCCATTTGAGTGAGGGGAATGTTATCCCAAAGAGTAATGTCACCTACTGTCAGACAACACATTCAAAAAGCAGCACCACTTTCATCCTTaaaaatctggaaagaaaacatatgGACATGTATACCTACTGCCTGGAGAAGTTCTTACCCCCTCCTTATATAGATTGCCGGCTGAAGGAAACCTATTTGTACATCCAAG ATAAGGAGGCTTGCATTTCAGTGGGACTCACACCATGGATAATTACTGGCCTGATCATGTTTGCCATGATTTCTTGTGTCTGCTGTGTCATAGCCTGCTACCTTTGGAACAAG AATCAGCAGTGTGAATCCAAATCCCACGAGTACAACAGTGAATacatgcccatggcagcagtgaATGCAGCTAAAAAACCAAGAATCTAA